AACGGTATCAAAAGCATTTAATTTTGGGAGGGCTGACACCATATTTCTTGTAATAAGATCGGTTATTTTTGTAAATGGCTGTTGAAGCAACTTAGTTACCCGTTCAAACTTTTCACCTTCGATCTTCATGAATTGATCGTATCCAGCTCCATTACCAGGGAATATCCTTTCCATTTCGTGAATCATTTCTTGATAATTTCGCGTAGGTGAAAATGATAAATTATTAAATTTCAATGTATATAATGGATTGATTTCTTGTATCTCAACGTAGTCTTGTAATTGGCGTCCCGACATCTGAAAGATTTCTTCCAGAATGCTTGGCATCATAAAAAAGGTGGGTCCTAAATCAAAGTTGTAGTCTCCCAAAGTTAATCGGGAAGTACGCCCTCCAATATAAGCCTGTTTCTCATAGATCACTACCTCATACCCTTTAGCTGCCAGTAGCATGGAAACAGCTAATCCTCCTGGTCCTGCACCAATGACTGTTACTTTTTTACTCTTGCTCAAGTATCGCCACCTCCTTTATCAGTTTATTTAGATTATACATATTGTATAACTTTTGTACAATGTTTTTAATAAAAAGTTATACAATAAATTTTCCTATTTTACCCTCCGAAGTCGAAATTACTTTTTAAACTCGGATTAACTTATATATCTTTGTACAACGTTTGTATAATCCGTAAACAATAAAAGGCCTCTTCCAGTTCAATGGAAGAGACCTTTTACATTATCTATAAGTTATTGTTAAATTGCTTATCGCTCGACGCTCTATTATTCTTTAAATGATGGAATTATAAACCTTTTCCAACACGTTGATAAAGTTTTTATCTAATTCTTTTTCATCCATTGTTAATAGTACACGATCAAACATCACCCATTTACCATCTATCATTACATGACGAATGTGCTCTACTCTTGTTTCAAATAAAAGGTTATGAACGATGGTAGAGAATTCCTCCCTATTTACCTGCGGAATCAACGAATCCTTTTTAATAAACACCAAGTCTGCTTTGTAACCTTCCTTAATTGCTCCTAACCGCTTTTGTTGGTAAGCCTTTGCACCGTTCACCGTTGCCATCATAAAGATATCTACTGCCTGGTAACGATTGAACGGACTGCCTAATTTTAATAAATAGTAGGAAGTTTTCATCGTTTCCCAAATATCGACGCTCCCAAAATCCGTTCCAAGACAGACGTTTACCCCTTTTTCAAGCATACTACTAATTGGTGCCATTCCAGCACCAGACCATAAGTTAGAATTAGGACAGTGGACGACCGAGGCATTAGCTTCTGCAACAATCTCAATATCCTTCTCGTTCATATGGACCCCATGATAAAGGACTGTTTTCTCATCCAATAGACCCTTCTCGTTATATAACTCTAAGGAGGATCTTTCAAAATTCTTGTAAATAATATCCTTTCTCCAATCATTCTCCATGCAGTGAGTCATGTAAATGCTATCAAACTCACGTTTCTTCCGAACACATTCTTCTAACGTTTCTTCCGTTATATCTTCCTCTTCTAGTAAATGAGTTCCGAACGAGACGTTCCCCACATTTTTTTGATAGTAATCTTCTATATTTGTATGTGTATCTAATATCCCGCGCATCCCTATTTTTTCAATCGCTCCAGCTACTAACTCAGGCCAATAGGCTGGTTCATTTTCACTCACGAAGGTAATTCCGTTCTTCACCATCTCTGCGTTTGCTTTAAGGCAGACCGACTCATATTCCTCAGAAGATAGTTGATCTAGATTTTCGAAAAATTTTGTTTGAATCTTCCCTTGTACCGTATCATTACACCAAGATTCTATCTTCATCTCCTTAGCAAGTCCTTTGGCTAACAAGGAATATCCGTGAAAATGAGCATTAAATAGACCGGGAATAATTATGTAGTCATGGCAATCTATTAGATTATCATCATTTTCACTATTGTTTTCATATCCTAGTTTTATGACTCCATCCTCGATGATGAGGTCACCTGTCACTATATTCCAATTTTCATCTAAATAACTAGCATTTTTTAAAAGCATGTCTTCACTCCATGTCTTAATTTTCCAAACTTACCATTCAATTGTACAACATGAACTAATTTTGAACTACAAAAGAGTAGTGCTAACTCAAAAGAAAGTCGGCACTACTCTATGAGTCTTTTAGTTTTTTACTTCATTAGATAAGGTTCTGTACCGTCCGCTAAAATAAAGCAAAGGCTCCCCTTCACCAATGTGGATATCTGTTACTTTGCCAATAAACAAGGTATGATCCCCTTCTATATGTTCTGCAGATACCTCGCAGGCAATCTGCGCAACCGCCCCTGACAAAACAGGCTTTCCATCAAGATAGTCAAACACCACTTCCCGATGTTCCTTCACTTGTCCTGCAAAAATCATAGAAAGTTCCTGTTGGTCGGCAGCGAGAATATTAACCGTGAACATATTACTTTGCTTAATTTTCTCAAGTATTTTAGCCTTTTCAGCAATAGATACCACTACTAATCTTGGTTGAAGTGATACAGACATAAACGCATTAGCCGTCATGCCACTTACTATGCCATTTACCTCTGTAGCTACAACGGTTATTCCTGTAGCAAATTTACCCATTGCATTTCTAAATTGACGATCATCCATTTCATCCCCTCCTCTTAGTGAAACTTACGAATTGATTCACTCTTTTATGCTGATTAATTAGGCTACAAGGGGATTCGTGCATTTTTTCCTTCATTTTTTTAGAATTGTGCTACTATTAATTTAACACCTTTTAAAAAATTGGAGGTTTTCATCGTGAGAATATTGGTTGTTGGAGCTGGGGCCGTCGGAGGATATTTCGGAGGGCGTTTAGCTGAAAAAGGCGAAAATGTTACCTTTCTCGTACGGGAAAATAGAAAAAAACAACTAGAACAACATGGTCTTACTATCCAAAGCATTCATGGCAACGTAAAGCTTACACCACAGCTCCTTCTCTCAGGAGAGGAAGCAGGGCACTTTGATGTTATTTTGTTATCCACAAAGGCTTACCACCTTGATTCAGCTATTAAAGACATGCGACCATACATAGGAAAAGATACGATGATTCTCCCTCTCTTAAATGGAATGTCTCACATCGATAAACTTATAGAGTCATTTGATGAGAAAAATGTCCTAGGCGGGCTATGCTTTGTCGAGTCTACGCTGGATCAGAATGGAACCATCATCCAAACTAGTCCTATCCATGACCTAGTCTATGGTGAACGAAATGGAGAGAAAACAGTCAGGATTACACGTTTAGAGAAGACTTTTTCAGAAACAAAAGCCAATTTTCTCTTATCTGAAAAAATTAAACAGGACATGTGGGTCAAATATTTATTTATTTCTACACTGTCTGGTATTACATCTTTGTTCCGTTCTCCTATCGGACCCATTCTAGAAAATAATGAAGGCTTAAACACCATCGAGAAGGTGCTAACTGAGGCGGCTGCAATTATGAGAAGTGTTAATGCGCCATTGCCAGAAAGTATTGAAGAAATACAACTTAATAGGCTTATGGCTATGAATTATGAAATGAAATCCTCGCTCCAACGAGATATGGAAAAGAATTTGCCAATAGAAGCCGGCCATCTTTACGGGTATTTATTAAACCTTGCCAGCAAAAATAATATGGATGTACCCACTCTAAAAGTTATTTACCAGAATTTAAAAGTCTATGAAACCATGAATCTTTAATGAAAGAAAAAGGGGAATAAGCATTCCATTACTTATTTCCCTTTTTCTTTTTAAATTTCCTGTAAAGACGGTAGCCTTTTCTTACCCCGTCGACGATAAAAAAAGGAATGGGCGGATGATATTTAAAAAGGTAGGGTCTATATATTTTATAATATGCTTTTTTTAAATCCCTCCATTTATGGCACACACCCTGTTTATAGAAATCAGATACATCTACGATATACCCTCTCCCATTATGCATCACCACGTTTTTCCCATGCACATCAAAAGGATTCAATCCCACCCTTCTTGCATATTCCAATCCAGCATCAATATCTTGTATAACCGTTTCCGGAATCGCAACACCTTTAACCACTGCATCAAATAAGGTGATCCCCTCTAGTTTTTTTAAAATCAGAAAATTATCTCCATATTGATAGAGTGTTGAAAAGGATGGATGTTGGCCTAATTTTTGATATACTTTGATCTCCTTCTTTAATTCTTCAGGATTCCGTCCATAAATTTTTACTACCCAATTAGGATTTGACTCATGTGAAAAAACGCCTGCGTAATTTCCACTGCCAATCGTTCTCCATGATTTCGAGCGATTTTTAACAATAATAGGGTCGAATGGACTTGGTGATCGTAATTCAATCTTTGTTAATAATTCATTTTCTATTAGTTTTATATATTGTGCGATTTGCAACCGTACTCACCTTCTCTACACTTCCGTTCATATTACCTAAAGCATAATGTTTTTATCGTTTTTCTTCAACTGTCTTTTCAGTAGATAAAAACCATAGTAAACTTAAAAAATAGTATAATTTGTTCATCATTTAAAAGTGAGGGGATACTGTGAATTTTCCCATTTTAGAAACGAAGAGACTGAAGTTAATTGAAATAACACATCAGCATGTTGAGTCCATTTTCGAGGTTTTATCTCTAGAAGAAGTAACACGTTTTTACGGAACGAATCGTTTTACCCTTCCAGCAGAAGCTTCTAAATTAATTGACCTGTTTCAAAAAAACTTTCAAGAAAAAAGAGGAATCCGTTGGGGAATTAAGATAAAAGAAAATCAAAGAATTATTGGTACAGTTGGTTTAAATGCATTACATATGAATAATAAAAGAGCAGAAATTGGCTATGAACTTCATCCTTCCTTTTGGAGAATGGGCTATGCCTCTGAAGCGATTAAAGAAGTATTATCGTTTAGCTTTGATCAATTAAATTTGTTTCGGATCGGTGCAGTTGTTTTTCCAGAGAATGAAGCATCTATCCATTTACTATTGAAACAAGGTTTTACAAAAGAAGGGGTTCTCCGAGGGTATATTCACCAAAATGATGCATTTCATGATACATGTGTGTTATCGTTATTGCAAACTGAATGGAGAAAAAGCCAGGAAGATTAACTTTCCTGGCTTCTTTTATCCCCGAAAAAATTGTTCATTGCTTCTTTATCCTGAGCATTTCCCTTCTGATAATAAGGGTTTTCCTCCGAAGGATTCTCAGGGTCTAAATTAGTTTTGATAACTAACATCGGTGAAGAAGATCTTTCAGCAATCATCCTGTCATTTAATTCGTCAAAATCAGGCATCTTCTTATTTCCAGGTTGT
The window above is part of the Bacillus sp. SORGH_AS_0510 genome. Proteins encoded here:
- a CDS encoding ketopantoate reductase family protein; protein product: MRILVVGAGAVGGYFGGRLAEKGENVTFLVRENRKKQLEQHGLTIQSIHGNVKLTPQLLLSGEEAGHFDVILLSTKAYHLDSAIKDMRPYIGKDTMILPLLNGMSHIDKLIESFDEKNVLGGLCFVESTLDQNGTIIQTSPIHDLVYGERNGEKTVRITRLEKTFSETKANFLLSEKIKQDMWVKYLFISTLSGITSLFRSPIGPILENNEGLNTIEKVLTEAAAIMRSVNAPLPESIEEIQLNRLMAMNYEMKSSLQRDMEKNLPIEAGHLYGYLLNLASKNNMDVPTLKVIYQNLKVYETMNL
- a CDS encoding serine/threonine protein kinase — protein: MQIAQYIKLIENELLTKIELRSPSPFDPIIVKNRSKSWRTIGSGNYAGVFSHESNPNWVVKIYGRNPEELKKEIKVYQKLGQHPSFSTLYQYGDNFLILKKLEGITLFDAVVKGVAIPETVIQDIDAGLEYARRVGLNPFDVHGKNVVMHNGRGYIVDVSDFYKQGVCHKWRDLKKAYYKIYRPYLFKYHPPIPFFIVDGVRKGYRLYRKFKKKKGNK
- a CDS encoding flavin reductase family protein encodes the protein MDDRQFRNAMGKFATGITVVATEVNGIVSGMTANAFMSVSLQPRLVVVSIAEKAKILEKIKQSNMFTVNILAADQQELSMIFAGQVKEHREVVFDYLDGKPVLSGAVAQIACEVSAEHIEGDHTLFIGKVTDIHIGEGEPLLYFSGRYRTLSNEVKN
- a CDS encoding amidohydrolase family protein — its product is MLLKNASYLDENWNIVTGDLIIEDGVIKLGYENNSENDDNLIDCHDYIIIPGLFNAHFHGYSLLAKGLAKEMKIESWCNDTVQGKIQTKFFENLDQLSSEEYESVCLKANAEMVKNGITFVSENEPAYWPELVAGAIEKIGMRGILDTHTNIEDYYQKNVGNVSFGTHLLEEEDITEETLEECVRKKREFDSIYMTHCMENDWRKDIIYKNFERSSLELYNEKGLLDEKTVLYHGVHMNEKDIEIVAEANASVVHCPNSNLWSGAGMAPISSMLEKGVNVCLGTDFGSVDIWETMKTSYYLLKLGSPFNRYQAVDIFMMATVNGAKAYQQKRLGAIKEGYKADLVFIKKDSLIPQVNREEFSTIVHNLLFETRVEHIRHVMIDGKWVMFDRVLLTMDEKELDKNFINVLEKVYNSII
- a CDS encoding GNAT family N-acetyltransferase; the encoded protein is MNFPILETKRLKLIEITHQHVESIFEVLSLEEVTRFYGTNRFTLPAEASKLIDLFQKNFQEKRGIRWGIKIKENQRIIGTVGLNALHMNNKRAEIGYELHPSFWRMGYASEAIKEVLSFSFDQLNLFRIGAVVFPENEASIHLLLKQGFTKEGVLRGYIHQNDAFHDTCVLSLLQTEWRKSQED